One segment of Rhipicephalus sanguineus isolate Rsan-2018 chromosome 6, BIME_Rsan_1.4, whole genome shotgun sequence DNA contains the following:
- the LOC119396161 gene encoding tudor and KH domain-containing protein homolog translates to MDSKLKTIALWAGLGAGVTMSSILLYLLLKPEEEYEVKRRKVETTKHSVIKVTVPKDVVGGVIGRQGANIKRIQEKTNTKISFDYQGTGEECDRVAVIRGAPSDVQEAEELLKACIVEQSNVITETVFVPAKSCGRIIGRNGETVRHMCRVTSAKILVDRAGGDDRERSNNLKTVSITGTREQIRMAITMIDEKLAEEEAYQQKMALASAGREALYRSRPMAIKASTTPLSKDEKEPDYIQDELVATSADGYIEVYVSALESPSRFWVQLVGTQSINLDKLVEDMTNYYSHEPNQQNHALTSVAVGDIVASRFVQDKCWYRARVVAIEESDYSQDETTIKVHYVDFGEKGRYKTKELCTLREEYRYLPLQAIECSLAGVQPRDGTQWTEEASDLFETLSHAALWKVMMAKVVSKAKREDGFQGFKYSVELVDTNNKDDVNVAAELISQGHAVQAI, encoded by the exons ATGGACTCCAAACTAAAGACGATAGCGCTATGGGCTGGCTTAGGGGCTGGCGTGACGATGTCGTCGATCCTGCTTTACCTGCTGTTGAAGCCGGAGGAAGAGTACGAGGTGAAGCGGCGCAAAGTGGAAACGACAAAACATAGCGTGATAAAGGTTACCGTCCCCAAGGATGTGGTCGGCGGGGTCATTGGGCGACAGGGCGCCAACATCAAGCGAATCCAGGAAAAGACGAACACCAAGATCAGCTTCGACTACCAAG gcACTGGTGAGGAGTGCGACAGAGTTGCTGTGATCCGTGGTGCGCCGAGTGACGTACAAGAGGCCGAAGAGCTACTCAAGGCATGCATAGTGGAGCAGTCAAATGTAATCACTGAGACAGTTTTCGTTCCTGCAAAGTCTTGCGGCCGCATTATTGGAAGAAACGGGGAAACCGTTCG ACACATGTGCCGAGTCACCTCGGCCAAGATCCTTGTGGACCGGGCAGGCGGCGATGACCGCGAGCGTAGCAACAACCTTAAGACCGTCAGCATCACGGGCACTCGCGAGCAGATCCGCATGGCCATCACCATGATCGACGAGAAGTTGGCCGAAGAAGAAGCCTACCAGCAGAAGATGGCGCTTGCATCTGCGGGCCGGGAAGCACTCTACCGTAGCCGTCCCATGGCCATCAAGGCTAGCACAACACCGCTGTCCAAG GACGAAAAGGAGCCAGACTACATTCAAGACGAGCTGGTCGCCACTTCCGCCGACGGCTACATAGAAGTCTACGTTTCGGCATTGGAGAGCCCCAGCCGCTTTTGGGTACAGCTGGTCGGCACACAGTCCATCAACTTGGACAAGCTCGTCGAAGACATGACCAACTACTACTCCCACGAGCCGAACCAGCAGAACCACGCCCTCACCTCTGTCGCCGTCGGCGACATCGTCGCATCCCGCTTCGTGCAGGACAAGTGCTGGTACCGTGCCCGCGTCGTCGCCATTGAGGAGAGCGACTACTCACAGGACGAAACCACAATCAAGGTCCACTACGTCGACTTTGGCGAGAAGGGCCGGTACAAGACCAAAGAACTCTGCACGCTTCGTGAAGAGTATAGGTACCTCCCACTGCAGGCCATAGAATGTTCTCTAGCTGGGGTCCAGCCGCGTGATGGAACGCAGTGGACGGAAGAGGCATCGGATCTGTTCGAGACCCTGTCGCATGCTGCACTGTGGAAAGTGATGATGGCCAAGGTCGTGAGCAAGGCCAAGAGAGAGGACGGCTTTCAGGGATTCAAGTACTCAGTCGAGCTCGTCGACACCAACAACAAGGATGACGTGAACGTGGCTGCTGAACTGATCTCCCAGGGACATGCTGTGCAAGCGATCTGA